A section of the Flavobacterium ardleyense genome encodes:
- the alaS gene encoding alanine--tRNA ligase: protein MTSDNIRKQFLDFFQSKGHLIVPSAPIVLKDDPTLMFNNSGMAQFKEYFLGNAVPKAARIADSQKCLRVSGKHNDLEEVGIDTYHHTMFEMLGNWSFGDYFKKEAIQWAWELLTEVYKIDKDILYVTVFEGSEEDNVPFDQESWDIWKELISEDRILLGNKKDNFWEMGEQGPCGPCSEIHVDIRSAEEKAIVSGKDLVNADHPHVVEIWNNVFMEFNRKANGSLEKLPAQHVDTGMGFERLCMVLQNVKSNYDTDVFTPLINQITKITGATYTIVAKDDEEEKVNIAIRVIADHVRAVAFAIADGQLPGNGGAGYVIRRILRRAIRYGFTFLNTKEAFIYKLVETLSTQMGGSFPEIRTQKDLVANVIREEETSFLRTLDQGLQLLEKVIKESDNKMVDGRKAFELYDTFGFPIDLTALILRERGLDLDEAGFAAAMQEQKTRSRSASEISTTDWTILDDSKSEEFVGYDVDQQAVKITRFRKVDSKKDGALYQIVLNKTPFYPEGGGQVGDKGTLFTPNQAIEIFDTKKENNLIMHFAKELPENVEGKFMALVNTNLRAEAAKNHTATHLMHQALRLFLGTHVEQKGSLVSPDYLRFDFSHFAKLSTEEIEQVENFVNLKIQEQLPLIERRNVPFAQAVEEGAMALFGEKYGDTVRAIKFGDSMELCGGIHVKNTSDIWHFKIISEGAVAAGIRRIEAITGEAVKNYFADQESTLAAIKESLKNPQDTIKAVAQLQDENAKLKKQVEALQRDKVKGLKAEMAAEFQEKNGIRYLAKEVDLDASAAKDLAYELGNLGTNIFIVFATQDQGKPMLTCYVSKELVASSDINAGKVVRELGKFIQGGGGGQPFFATAGGKNPAGIAEALSNVANFIA, encoded by the coding sequence ATGACTTCAGATAATATCCGCAAGCAATTTCTAGATTTCTTTCAAAGCAAAGGACACCTTATCGTTCCATCTGCACCTATCGTTCTTAAAGACGATCCAACCTTGATGTTTAACAACTCAGGAATGGCGCAGTTTAAAGAATACTTCTTAGGAAATGCCGTGCCCAAAGCAGCAAGAATCGCCGATAGTCAGAAATGCCTAAGAGTTTCAGGAAAGCACAATGACCTTGAAGAAGTGGGAATCGATACGTACCACCACACAATGTTCGAAATGCTTGGAAACTGGTCTTTTGGAGATTACTTCAAAAAAGAAGCAATCCAATGGGCTTGGGAACTTCTTACCGAAGTTTATAAAATTGACAAAGACATTCTTTATGTAACCGTTTTTGAAGGTTCAGAAGAAGACAATGTGCCTTTCGATCAAGAATCTTGGGATATTTGGAAAGAATTAATTTCTGAAGATCGAATCCTTTTAGGAAATAAAAAAGACAACTTTTGGGAAATGGGTGAGCAAGGTCCTTGTGGTCCGTGTTCAGAAATCCACGTCGATATTCGTTCAGCCGAAGAAAAAGCGATTGTTTCAGGAAAAGATCTTGTCAACGCAGATCATCCACACGTGGTGGAAATTTGGAATAACGTATTTATGGAGTTCAACCGAAAAGCAAATGGCTCTCTCGAAAAACTTCCTGCACAACACGTAGATACAGGAATGGGTTTTGAACGTCTTTGTATGGTTTTGCAAAATGTAAAATCAAATTACGATACAGATGTTTTTACACCACTTATCAATCAAATCACAAAAATCACCGGCGCTACTTACACAATCGTAGCAAAGGATGACGAAGAAGAAAAAGTTAATATAGCAATTCGTGTTATTGCAGATCACGTTCGTGCGGTTGCATTTGCAATTGCAGATGGTCAGCTTCCAGGAAACGGTGGTGCGGGATATGTAATTAGACGTATTTTACGTCGTGCCATCAGATACGGATTTACATTCCTTAATACTAAGGAAGCATTTATTTATAAATTAGTCGAAACTCTAAGCACTCAAATGGGTGGTTCTTTCCCAGAAATCAGAACTCAAAAGGATTTGGTTGCGAATGTAATTCGTGAAGAAGAAACTTCATTCCTTAGAACATTAGATCAAGGACTTCAATTATTAGAAAAAGTAATTAAAGAATCAGATAACAAAATGGTCGATGGTCGCAAGGCTTTCGAACTATATGATACTTTCGGATTTCCAATCGATTTAACTGCACTTATTTTAAGAGAACGCGGATTAGATCTTGACGAAGCAGGATTTGCTGCAGCAATGCAAGAGCAAAAAACTAGATCTCGTTCAGCTTCAGAAATTTCAACTACAGACTGGACAATTTTAGATGATTCAAAATCTGAAGAATTTGTTGGGTATGATGTTGATCAACAAGCGGTAAAAATTACAAGATTCCGTAAAGTCGATTCTAAAAAAGATGGAGCATTATACCAAATAGTTTTAAATAAAACACCTTTTTATCCAGAAGGTGGAGGGCAAGTAGGAGATAAAGGAACATTATTTACTCCAAACCAAGCAATCGAAATCTTTGACACTAAGAAAGAGAATAACTTGATTATGCATTTCGCCAAAGAACTTCCAGAGAATGTAGAAGGAAAATTTATGGCGCTTGTCAATACAAATTTACGTGCCGAAGCAGCAAAAAATCACACCGCGACGCATTTGATGCACCAAGCATTGAGACTATTTCTAGGAACACACGTTGAGCAGAAAGGATCTCTTGTAAGTCCAGATTATTTACGTTTTGACTTTTCGCATTTCGCAAAACTTTCAACCGAAGAAATTGAGCAAGTAGAGAATTTTGTGAACTTGAAAATTCAAGAGCAACTTCCGCTAATTGAAAGACGCAACGTACCTTTCGCGCAAGCGGTAGAAGAAGGAGCGATGGCATTATTTGGTGAGAAATACGGCGACACTGTTCGTGCAATCAAATTTGGCGACAGTATGGAACTTTGCGGGGGAATCCACGTGAAAAACACTTCGGACATTTGGCATTTCAAAATCATTAGTGAAGGAGCAGTAGCAGCGGGAATCAGACGTATCGAAGCAATTACTGGCGAAGCGGTGAAGAATTATTTTGCTGATCAAGAAAGCACTTTGGCGGCGATTAAAGAAAGTTTAAAGAATCCACAAGATACTATCAAAGCTGTGGCGCAGTTGCAAGACGAAAATGCCAAACTTAAAAAACAAGTAGAAGCATTGCAACGCGACAAAGTAAAAGGTCTAAAAGCAGAAATGGCCGCTGAATTCCAAGAGAAAAATGGAATTAGATATCTTGCTAAAGAAGTTGATCTTGACGCTTCAGCCGCAAAAGATCTAGCGTACGAACTTGGGAATTTGGGAACAAATATCTTTATTGTTTTTGCTACTCAAGACCAAGGAAAACCGATGCTAACTTGCTACGTTTCCAAAGAGCTTGTTGCCTCGTCAGATATTAACGCCGGCAAAGTTGTTCGCGAACTTGGAAAATTCATTCAAGGTGGAGGAGGAGGACAGCCATTTTTCGCAACAGCGGGAGGTAAAAATCCAGCAGGAATTGCAGAAGCGCTCAGCAATGTTGCAAATTTCATCGCATAA
- a CDS encoding M23 family metallopeptidase — translation MKKVKYYYDSETLAYQKIKAKKRTKIGYAALFLVASALFGGLGFVLVLNTPFFETPKDRLLTREIENLRLNYAVLNENLNQMSNVMEHLEDRDNNVYRTYFNSAPIPDEQRKAGFGGINRYKKLEGYNNSELVINTSKRVDVLQKQLAIQSKSLDEVIKLAKEKAKLLTAIPAIQPVKNENLKRIASGYGYRTDPFTKARKFHEGMDFSAKTGTPIFATGDAVVARADNNASGYGNHIVLKHGFGYETLYGHLSKYNVRAGQKVKRGDIIGFVGSTGRSEGPHLHYEVHKNGQVVNPLNYYYGNISAEEYIAISKAANQENQSLD, via the coding sequence ATGAAAAAGGTAAAATATTATTATGATTCGGAAACCTTAGCCTATCAGAAAATTAAGGCTAAAAAGCGAACGAAAATAGGATATGCAGCCTTATTTTTGGTGGCATCTGCATTATTTGGAGGTTTGGGATTTGTATTAGTGCTAAATACGCCATTTTTTGAAACGCCAAAAGATCGATTACTAACGAGGGAGATAGAAAATTTGCGTTTGAATTATGCTGTTTTGAATGAAAATTTGAATCAGATGAGTAATGTGATGGAACATCTCGAAGATCGGGATAATAATGTTTATCGAACTTACTTTAATTCGGCGCCTATTCCAGACGAACAGCGAAAAGCGGGTTTTGGAGGTATAAATAGGTATAAAAAATTGGAAGGCTACAATAACTCGGAGCTTGTAATAAATACTAGCAAGCGCGTGGATGTGCTGCAAAAACAGCTTGCGATTCAATCAAAATCTTTGGATGAGGTTATAAAACTGGCCAAAGAGAAAGCGAAGTTATTAACGGCAATTCCAGCGATTCAGCCGGTGAAGAATGAAAATTTAAAGCGAATTGCTTCGGGTTATGGCTATAGGACTGATCCATTTACGAAGGCTCGAAAATTTCACGAGGGAATGGATTTTTCTGCTAAGACGGGAACCCCTATCTTTGCCACCGGCGATGCTGTTGTGGCAAGAGCGGATAATAATGCGAGTGGATACGGGAATCATATAGTGCTGAAGCACGGTTTTGGATATGAGACGCTGTATGGGCATTTGAGCAAATATAATGTGCGCGCTGGACAAAAGGTAAAACGAGGCGACATCATAGGTTTTGTTGGCAGTACAGGTCGAAGTGAAGGGCCGCACTTGCATTATGAAGTTCATAAAAATGGCCAAGTTGTAAATCCTTTAAACTATTATTACGGAAATATTTCGGCGGAAGAATATATAGCGATTTCCAAAGCGGCAAATCAAGAAAATCAATCTTTAGACTGA
- a CDS encoding MerR family transcriptional regulator, producing MQKELQPGKRYYSIGEVSEAFDVNASLIRFWCKEFDILKPKTNAKGNRMFAPEDITNLKLIYHLVKERGFTLEGARLHLKQGQKKTLDKFEIIAKLQSVRDQLTKIKNEL from the coding sequence ATGCAAAAAGAGTTACAACCCGGAAAAAGATATTATAGCATAGGCGAAGTTTCGGAGGCATTTGATGTCAACGCATCTCTGATTCGGTTTTGGTGTAAAGAGTTTGATATTCTTAAACCAAAAACGAATGCCAAAGGCAATAGGATGTTTGCCCCGGAGGATATCACCAATTTAAAATTGATTTACCATCTTGTAAAAGAGCGTGGATTTACACTTGAAGGCGCAAGATTACATTTAAAACAAGGGCAGAAGAAAACTTTGGATAAATTTGAAATTATTGCCAAACTTCAGTCGGTGCGCGATCAACTGACGAAAATTAAAAATGAATTATAA
- a CDS encoding LemA family protein, with amino-acid sequence MRKFLPWIIVGGIIVILFFWMKGVNNTAVTLNQNIEESWGNVQTSYQRRNDLIGNLVNTVKGAADFEKSTLTAVIEARAKATQVTVDPTNITPEQLAAFNSAQSGVSSSLSRLLVSVERYPELKANANFLKLQDELASTENQILTARTRFNEAVKPYNNHIKTFPNSLFAGIFGFQEKAYFNAVEGAERPVEVQF; translated from the coding sequence ATGAGAAAATTTTTGCCTTGGATTATAGTAGGAGGAATAATAGTGATTCTATTTTTCTGGATGAAAGGAGTAAACAACACTGCGGTGACATTAAACCAAAACATTGAAGAATCTTGGGGAAATGTGCAAACATCTTACCAACGACGTAATGACCTGATCGGAAATCTTGTAAACACTGTAAAAGGTGCTGCAGATTTTGAAAAATCAACTTTGACGGCGGTAATTGAAGCACGTGCAAAAGCGACTCAAGTAACTGTAGATCCTACAAATATTACGCCTGAGCAATTGGCAGCGTTTAACTCTGCGCAGAGTGGAGTTTCGTCTTCACTATCTAGATTATTGGTAAGCGTTGAGCGTTACCCTGAACTGAAAGCGAATGCGAACTTCCTGAAATTGCAAGACGAATTGGCTAGTACAGAAAACCAGATTCTTACTGCTAGAACACGATTTAATGAGGCTGTGAAACCTTATAACAATCATATCAAGACATTCCCAAACAGCCTGTTTGCAGGGATATTCGGATTCCAAGAAAAAGCATATTTCAATGCTGTTGAAGGAGCTGAAAGACCAGTTGAAGTTCAATTCTAA
- a CDS encoding TPM domain-containing protein, with the protein MSLVEDFLTQDEELQIVEAIKQAEKATSGEIRVHIEKTASVAHSTRATEVFHLLKMDTTELQNGVLIYVAVEDHAFVILGDKGINDVVGATFWNSSKDIMRAHFKQGEFKEGLIAGIKNAGEQLQKYFPWQEDDIDELPNEISRGDLKN; encoded by the coding sequence ATGTCCTTAGTCGAAGATTTTTTAACCCAAGATGAGGAGCTTCAAATAGTTGAAGCTATCAAGCAAGCCGAAAAAGCAACCTCTGGCGAGATACGGGTACATATAGAGAAAACAGCTTCTGTGGCGCATAGTACTCGCGCCACAGAAGTTTTTCATTTACTCAAAATGGACACTACCGAATTGCAAAACGGCGTACTTATTTATGTTGCAGTCGAAGATCACGCCTTTGTGATTCTTGGCGATAAAGGCATCAATGATGTTGTGGGTGCGACTTTTTGGAATTCAAGTAAGGACATAATGCGTGCTCATTTTAAGCAAGGTGAATTTAAAGAAGGCCTTATTGCAGGTATTAAAAATGCTGGCGAGCAACTACAAAAGTATTTTCCGTGGCAGGAAGATGACATCGACGAACTACCGAACGAGATTTCGCGTGGAGACCTCAAAAACTAA
- a CDS encoding TPM domain-containing protein, with product MTRHFYIKILFLLCFVQLGYSQFDIPKKPTMQTSLYDYANVLSAQEKQALEQKLINYSDSTSTQIVVITTPTIKGESIGILAPKWAQEWGIGQAKEDNGILILLALQERKIWIAPGYGVEDRLTAGVNGELIRNVILPNFKSNNYYAGLDQGADAIFDVLNGKYKGTRKANKEKSLPLLPFIIIIVIIIFIISKNKNNGRGGGNSGNRGGGFDLADMIILGSLGRGMGGGGGFGGSSGGGFGGGGFGGGFGGGGFSGGGAGGSW from the coding sequence ATGACAAGACACTTTTATATAAAAATACTTTTCCTATTGTGCTTTGTGCAGTTGGGGTATTCGCAATTTGATATTCCGAAAAAACCAACAATGCAGACAAGTCTTTACGACTATGCAAATGTACTGAGCGCTCAAGAAAAACAAGCTTTAGAGCAAAAGCTGATTAACTATTCTGATTCGACAAGCACACAGATTGTAGTAATTACGACGCCAACTATTAAAGGAGAAAGTATTGGAATACTGGCTCCAAAATGGGCTCAAGAATGGGGAATTGGTCAAGCCAAGGAAGATAATGGAATTTTAATTTTACTCGCCCTACAAGAGCGTAAAATCTGGATCGCACCAGGATATGGTGTCGAAGATAGGTTGACGGCTGGTGTAAATGGTGAATTAATTCGAAATGTTATTCTTCCAAACTTCAAAAGCAATAACTATTACGCGGGACTTGATCAGGGTGCCGATGCGATTTTTGATGTTCTGAATGGAAAATACAAAGGAACTCGAAAGGCGAATAAAGAAAAGAGTCTTCCTCTCTTGCCGTTTATCATAATTATCGTCATCATCATTTTTATTATTTCCAAAAACAAGAACAATGGTCGTGGCGGCGGGAATTCTGGCAATAGAGGCGGCGGTTTTGATCTTGCTGATATGATTATTCTAGGCAGTCTCGGTCGCGGAATGGGCGGCGGCGGTGGCTTTGGAGGATCTTCTGGCGGCGGTTTCGGCGGCGGCGGATTTGGTGGAGGCTTTGGAGGCGGTGGCTTCTCTGGCGGTGGTGCTGGAGGGAGTTGGTAG